Proteins encoded together in one Lathyrus oleraceus cultivar Zhongwan6 chromosome 5, CAAS_Psat_ZW6_1.0, whole genome shotgun sequence window:
- the LOC127081476 gene encoding auxin-responsive protein SAUR32: MGFSGNHPHHHNLSFHLHIPHLHFHQNHEKNKDIPKGCLAVMVGQGEEQQRFVIPVIYINHPLFMQLLKEAEEEYGFAQKGPITIPCHIEQFRTVQGMIDMEKSHHHHHHAWCFKV; encoded by the coding sequence ATGGGGTTTAGTGGTAATCACCCTCATCATCATAATTTGAGTTTTCATTTGCATATTCCTCATCTTCACTTTCATCAAAACCATGAAAAGAATAAGGACATTCCAAAAGGGTGTTTGGCAGTGATGGTGGGACAAGGAGAGGAGCAACAAAGGTTTGTGATTCCAGTGATTTACATCAACCATCCATTGTTTATGCAGTTGCTgaaagaagctgaagaagaaTATGGATTTGCTCAGAAAGGACCCATCACCATTCCTTGCCACATAGAACAGTTTCGCACCGTCCAAGGAATGATTGATATGGAAAAATctcatcaccatcatcaccatGCTTGGTGTTTCAAAGTTTGA